From a single Planctellipticum variicoloris genomic region:
- a CDS encoding ferritin-like domain-containing protein — MRKLRTLQDLLVEELKDLHSAESQLIRALPKMALAASSPELRAAFERHLDETKQHLQRIDQIFERFESKPGRKRCKAMEGLLAEGKDAIAENAEPAVHDAALIAAAQRVEHYEIAGYGCAKAFALLLEDEETASLLDDTLQEESATDRLLTEIAMSGINQTAAVGG; from the coding sequence GTGAGAAAACTCCGCACCCTCCAGGATCTGCTTGTCGAGGAACTCAAAGACCTGCATAGCGCCGAATCGCAATTGATTCGCGCCTTGCCAAAGATGGCCTTAGCCGCCTCGTCGCCGGAGTTGCGAGCGGCCTTCGAACGCCACCTTGATGAGACGAAACAGCATCTCCAGAGGATCGACCAGATCTTCGAACGGTTCGAGAGCAAACCGGGCCGGAAGAGATGCAAGGCGATGGAAGGACTGCTGGCGGAAGGCAAAGACGCGATTGCTGAGAACGCCGAACCGGCGGTCCATGATGCGGCGCTGATCGCGGCCGCTCAACGCGTCGAGCACTACGAGATTGCCGGATACGGCTGCGCCAAAGCGTTCGCGCTGCTGCTGGAAGATGAGGAAACCGCATCCCTCCTCGACGACACGCTGCAGGAGGAATCCGCGACCGACCGATTGCTGACCGAGATCGCCATGAGCGGAATCAACCAGACCGCAGCGGTCGGCGGCTGA
- a CDS encoding DUF4142 domain-containing protein: MPLCKSLSVVAFAASICCAQYLAAQNPQPIRPQDQVQAQLGQPQQAARQAGSQVNDQSIATCTAIGNHEEIALAKFAQSRTKNEDVQSFAKEVIEGHQEFLKKLERFAPNEVRENSLAANEQPSSNASGVRPAGGAVSPARPGQPIQQTAGIQPRGAQQGAAIDFVQLHRELAAQCLSDSKKMFGEKEGAEFDACFVGQQIAAHAAMQSKLTVLQRHATSELAKILGEGIEVAQSHREHAEKLMKQLPDPDSEERQAKND; this comes from the coding sequence ATGCCACTTTGCAAGAGTCTGTCCGTTGTCGCATTTGCAGCATCAATCTGCTGCGCTCAGTATCTCGCCGCACAGAATCCGCAGCCCATTCGACCGCAGGACCAGGTACAGGCTCAACTCGGTCAGCCCCAGCAGGCCGCGCGGCAAGCCGGTTCGCAAGTCAATGACCAATCGATTGCAACCTGCACCGCCATTGGCAATCACGAAGAAATTGCGCTCGCCAAGTTCGCGCAGTCGCGGACTAAGAACGAAGACGTCCAGAGCTTCGCAAAGGAGGTCATCGAGGGTCATCAGGAATTCCTGAAGAAGCTCGAACGCTTCGCCCCGAACGAAGTCCGCGAAAATTCGCTGGCCGCCAACGAACAACCGTCGTCGAACGCCTCAGGCGTACGACCAGCCGGCGGCGCCGTTTCTCCGGCCCGTCCAGGCCAGCCCATCCAGCAGACGGCCGGCATTCAGCCGCGCGGAGCACAACAAGGCGCTGCAATCGACTTCGTGCAGTTGCATCGCGAACTCGCCGCCCAGTGCTTGTCGGATTCGAAGAAGATGTTCGGCGAGAAGGAAGGCGCTGAATTCGACGCCTGTTTCGTAGGACAGCAGATCGCCGCTCACGCGGCCATGCAGAGCAAGCTGACCGTCCTGCAACGTCATGCGACGAGCGAGCTGGCGAAGATCCTCGGCGAAGGTATTGAAGTCGCGCAGAGTCATCGAGAGCACGCCGAAAAACTCATGAAACAGCTTCCGGATCCTGATTCCGAGGAACGACAGGCGAAGAACGATTAA